gcaaaaaaaaacaagcaatgACCCTCGTCGtcaagatgaaaaatgaaccaTACATCATTCaaggtggaaaaaaatttttagaataaaaaattaattttttcatcgcattcaatcaatcagtgagataatgatgagatgATCAACAATGGCAAATGAAGGCTttatcagcagcagcagcagcagcattgAATTTCTTCTGGAATAGAAAACCAGAATTGATATGAATGTCGTTTTTATCTCGGTGAAAAAGAATCAACACAATTCAAGCGTAAAATTCGCTAGTTAatgttctctctctctctctttctcttttgtttggttcgattcatttattcaagtCAATTTTTTGGTCTGCTTCGTTGAATCCTTCGTTATGCAATCATGAAGCTCATTGTAATCatgacatcatcatggattgTTCCAGATTGCAGTGAGAAACGAGAGAAAGAGTCTAGAATCCATGAATGTTTACCAACGAAACTAAACGACAAGATAGAATCTTTGGTTCACACGGAGATCTCAAAATTCGACATCCAACACATTCTGTTTATTTGGATGTGGAGAAAATAAACTTCACTTTTATATACAGCGATTATTTAGctgaatgtttttgttgatttgtttttttcgctgtgtgtgtgtgttttgtatatccaaattgaatttggttctaaatgttcattcattcatcagtGCCACATTTTCCAATCACGTAATCACCCCACTAACCAAACCAAATGTAAAGAGAGAactaaatgaaaacaaaaaaaaaatgctaagAAGTCGCCATGGATTTCTCGTTTCTCTAGCTTGTCAGTCAGTGTTGTGTTTGCGATACATTCTTTATGAATGTTTGAGAAAACTGATGACCTTTGACCATGTAgtccaatttttcttttttgtttttagatCTTCATTCTAGCATGTTGTTTCACACTTATCGAATGAATTGTGATTTATGTTTTTAgcaatttatcattatccacGCCAATACCAATATAGAATGATTGCAATTggaaatattcaatttcacacaatccaaaaaattgatttcgattaataaattgaaaaatgggtaaaaaacaatcaaaaaaaaaacgaaatgttGTGTTTGCAATCCACATGAAATTTAATggtgaaaattgaaatcaatttttcatctgattgatcagaaaaaaaaattcaagtaaaacatcaattcaaattggtgtgtgttttaaattttcatttttttttgcaatgacGGAAGTGGAAGcgattgtgtgtgtatgtgaaaagacaagtcaatgatgataaatgtttatctttttgtttgtttgtttgttcgtttccAATTGGACCAACTgagaatgaacaaaaaatgttctatgtatcaaaataaattgcagaacaaacaaacagaaaaaaaacaatcatcttTCTGATtatcgaaaagaaaaaaaatgtaatgaaatttcaaccatttttttctggtgtcattttcaatcataatttCTCTACTACTATACTACtagataaacaaacaatcaggattgatcgattatcgaattgtttttgattgatcaatttcacacacacacacacaaacacacacctACACAAAATCATGATGTATAAAACATACAATTCAATTGagttaaacacacacacacacacagacacacatgCATACAATTCACGGAAATCATTTCCAGTTGattgtcaattttaattttgttttcagaatggaatgagaaaaaaaattgcattttcatttccGCTTTTCGATATTCAATAATTGTATTTGAAcaactctctctctctctctatttatTGGATTACAATATCGTTGGTGTGTAGTTGTGTATTatagattttcaatttgatttgatcaatacCGCATgtatcaatgattgattatcgaATTTCGGCAACAATTAATGATGTCAATGTggttttttctattgttgattatttttcaaattttgagcaaccaaaatgaataatgttgttgtattaGCGATGaccttgattttttttgttcagaaATAATATTATAGTTTATAAGAATTGTGTTAATCGATAATCACTCACCATTCCTATTGCTTTATAATCAATCATAACCTGATTATTCAATGTAAATCCTGTTGTTTTACTATTGATTATTTCCAATGAAGACATTAACtgcacaaacaaaacaaaacaaaacaaaacgaaagaattttttttgttttctattcttATTCATCACAAATCAAACCTTAAATTTCCATCGATTTACATGGCGCACAGAATGCAACGAGGCAAGCATTGTATAATAACGTTTATGTAgttgaaatattttgaaacatAAATTAGCCGATGTTAAtgttaacaacaaaatgatggcaATCGGCTGTATGAAAAtagcaatgaaaaatattttcatcgataACAATACATTGGTCAATGCAACAATATAAAGCGAAAGACAActcaatataatataaacagTGATGGTGATCGATAGATATGAACgccaaaattcattcatggtacgaatttcatcaaacaGATCCGATTGAGCCAATAAATGTGAACGAattttggatgatgaaaattttctaaattattaccatataataaaaacaagaatataAATCCATCAAGAACAACAGAAAGACttacttgaaatttttcatttgtttttcattttgtattgATTTTGCTTTTAGTATTTGACATACAATGCAAAAATATGTCAATAAATTACTAGTCCACATAAAACCATAATATGACCATATGGAACAAAAACCAGGATAGAATAGATTATACAATGCAATACAACATATATGAATGACCAAATAggtgaaaattattatccattgGATTGATGGCAAAAAATACCAAACATCCTGTTATGCCAATAATGACCGTCGTGCCACAAACGATATGACAATGTCCATGAAAACGTTCttttataaataaacaaatttccGTCAGTTTTTTCTCATCCAGATAAAGTCGTATCGTATCAATATACGATTGTTTGATCagattattttgttcatcattcagATATGGATTATAAATCTGATGACAATAAGCAATGATACATTGATAGAAACGAAAACGTTTATAGCGGCCATAAATGATCAGATGACATAGAAAAT
This is a stretch of genomic DNA from Dermatophagoides farinae isolate YC_2012a chromosome 2, ASM2471394v1, whole genome shotgun sequence. It encodes these proteins:
- the LOC124492270 gene encoding uncharacterized protein LOC124492270: MRLDTAVRIVNYPITKMLLKNNIGYIDKLKKSRLKILLQKSSISDDDQQQQQQQDQQQQQRPYQRFCNLQFWLQSFIFLFWLIRGIVILLISDGSVSATILGSVFNLLKIVRIYPELVAFHFAIKDFLCHLIIYGRYKRFRFYQCIIAYCHQIYNPYLNDEQNNLIKQSYIDTIRLYLDEKKLTEICLFIKERFHGHCHIVCGTTVIIGITGIYSILVFVPYGHIMVLCGLVKSIQNEKQMKNFNRKFSSSKIRSHLLAQSDLFDEIRTMNEFWRSYLSITITVYIILSCLSLYIVALTNVLLSMKIFFIAIFIQPIAIILLLTLTSANLCFKIFQLHKRYYTMLASLHSVRHVNRWKFKLMSSLEIINSKTTGFTLNNQVMIDYKAIGMVIANTTTLFILVAQNLKNNQQ